DNA from Toxoplasma gondii ME49 chromosome X, whole genome shotgun sequence:
GTTTTCGAAGCCATGGTCTTGTGCGTCGAGGCTACGGATAAGAAGCCTTGTTCCTTCGAATGCATGTGGTCGGTCAAGTCTTCCCTGAAgacgagacggaagagaacgagaagactTATATCGAGATGGTGAATATGGGCAGAGCTCAGGGGCGCAGCTCGACCCTTCGCCATAACAGCGCGAGGAAGCACATTCTGGCCTAGGAGTGGCGATAGAAACTCTGAGAGCTTCTtgctcttcagcttcttcacaGCAGTCCATCCATTTCTCTTCGCTGGCCCCCCCATCTTGCCGCCCCCTGATGTGGTGACGAAGACGCTGGCGGTGCCCGAAAACTTTGCATCCCCTGGCTGAATGTGCACACCGATCGTCCTGATAAGATGCGAGGGAAAAGACATCACCTGGCGGCGTTT
Protein-coding regions in this window:
- a CDS encoding hypothetical protein (encoded by transcript TGME49_237060) codes for the protein MGGPAKRNGWTAVKKLKSKKLSEFLSPLLGQNVLPRAVMAKGRAAPLSSAHIHHLDISLLVLFRLVFREDLTDHMHSKEQGFLSVASTHKTMASKTVAAKNPPIYHAVLQRVP